A stretch of Paludisphaera borealis DNA encodes these proteins:
- a CDS encoding alginate O-acetyltransferase AlgX-related protein, whose product MSTNGRCARAAGKLLLCAASIVLAIGLFEAPALWGLVDYRSLFQTRSAPWERSDNRPDARLLYTREGNRRLRPVLAGNDVARLSGGPVPTLYRCDVRHDRDGFRNPRDLDAADVVVLGDSLVEGFHINEHEIVTARLSERLGLTVANLARGGDGPQQELEILKRYGLRLRPKVCVWTFYEGNDLADAAEYEANQERVELWTRRPWWRRAIEASFTANSLDYVIRTLIRPEPRVPARLFTGRLAAHSGESVDLAFGSGDYRVESPREASPDFGRVEALIAEARKICREQAIAFVVVFIPTKFRVYRDLCAFDPASPCRKWRLDDLPAAMKEAVERLGTDVAFVDLTRRLRDEAAGTLVYLPDDTHWSSAGHRVAAEELATRWAALRP is encoded by the coding sequence TTGAGCACTAATGGTAGATGCGCCAGAGCCGCCGGGAAGTTGTTGCTCTGCGCGGCCTCGATCGTTCTCGCGATCGGCCTGTTTGAAGCCCCGGCGCTCTGGGGCCTGGTCGACTACCGGTCGCTGTTCCAGACCCGATCCGCCCCCTGGGAACGGTCGGATAACCGTCCCGACGCCAGGCTGCTCTACACCCGCGAGGGGAATCGGCGGTTGCGCCCGGTCTTGGCGGGCAACGACGTCGCCCGGCTCTCGGGCGGCCCGGTGCCGACGCTCTACCGTTGCGACGTCCGCCACGACCGCGACGGGTTCCGGAACCCGCGCGACCTCGACGCGGCCGACGTCGTGGTCCTCGGCGATTCGCTCGTCGAGGGCTTCCATATCAACGAACACGAGATCGTCACCGCCCGGCTCTCCGAGCGTTTGGGCCTGACCGTAGCCAATCTCGCGCGTGGCGGCGACGGCCCGCAACAGGAGCTTGAGATCCTCAAACGGTACGGCCTGCGACTGCGGCCGAAGGTCTGCGTCTGGACCTTCTACGAGGGCAACGACCTGGCCGACGCGGCCGAATACGAGGCGAATCAGGAGCGGGTCGAACTCTGGACCCGTCGGCCCTGGTGGCGGCGCGCGATCGAAGCCTCGTTCACGGCCAACAGCCTGGATTACGTGATCCGGACACTGATCCGTCCCGAGCCGCGCGTTCCCGCTCGGCTGTTCACCGGGCGACTCGCGGCCCATTCGGGCGAGTCGGTCGACCTGGCGTTCGGCAGCGGCGATTACCGGGTCGAGTCGCCGCGCGAGGCGTCTCCGGATTTCGGGAGGGTCGAGGCTTTGATCGCGGAGGCTCGGAAGATCTGCCGAGAGCAGGCGATCGCCTTCGTGGTCGTTTTCATCCCGACCAAGTTCCGGGTCTACCGCGACCTCTGCGCCTTCGACCCGGCCAGCCCGTGCCGAAAATGGCGGCTCGACGACTTGCCGGCTGCGATGAAGGAAGCCGTCGAACGCCTCGGCACGGACGTCGCGTTCGTCGATCTGACGCGACGGCTTCGGGACGAGGCGGCGGGAACGCTCGTTTACCTGCCGGACGACACCCACTGGTCGAGCGCCGGGCACCGGGTCGCGGCTGAGGAGCTGGCGACCCGATGGGCGGCGCTTCGGCCATGA
- a CDS encoding preprotein translocase subunit SecA, with protein MANPLGVGWINQVSRLAKPTPAGRFGSFAIQVQRVNALEPKFEPMTDVELREHAHKLRLRARQGDSLNSLLPEAFALVRESAKRTIGQRQFDVQVMGGIAIHNKCIAELETGEGKTLVATMPTFLNALPGKGVYVVTVNDYLAKRDADWMGEVYRHLGMTVGCIQTGQPDGSRRAAYTSDITYGTSKEMGFDFLRDELKRLQLGDTHRKSFEQAFLGRGEHQESETPVQRTHYFAVVDEADSILIDEARTPLIIGANNQPTNEEATAYYGADQLAETLVRIKDYKYDPIERKAELTATGRRKVQSRAAHPSFVALTVDSVYEYVERALRAQIAYLRDRDYVVHDGEVIIVDEFTGRMMPGRQWQDGLHQAIQAKEEIEITLETITAARVTVQDFFKRFGKLAGMTGTATSDASELRRIYKVGVMKIPTNRTCGRVWLPDRVFSTEEEKFRAVAAQVVDWNQHGAPVLIGTRSIEKSEKLSALLAESGIEHQVLNAKNHEIEAQIVVQAGQKGRVTVATNMAGRGTDIKLGEGVAALGGLHVIGTERHESRRIDRQLAGRSARQGDPGLCQFFVSLDDEIVEAFGEKSAARIRKRNAGKGELTSIGWRRFFVTAQRKKEHQHFKDRKMLMHYEKQRAEMRKNMGLNPVLG; from the coding sequence ATGGCAAACCCCCTCGGGGTAGGTTGGATCAACCAGGTTTCCCGGCTGGCGAAGCCGACGCCCGCGGGCCGTTTCGGCTCGTTCGCGATCCAGGTCCAGCGGGTCAACGCGCTCGAGCCCAAGTTCGAGCCCATGACCGACGTCGAGCTGCGCGAGCACGCCCATAAGCTTCGCCTCCGCGCCCGACAGGGGGACTCGCTCAATTCGCTCTTGCCCGAAGCCTTCGCCCTGGTCCGCGAGTCGGCCAAGCGGACGATCGGCCAGCGGCAGTTCGACGTCCAAGTCATGGGCGGGATCGCGATCCACAACAAGTGCATCGCCGAGCTTGAGACGGGCGAGGGCAAGACGCTGGTCGCGACGATGCCCACATTCCTTAACGCCTTGCCGGGCAAGGGGGTGTACGTCGTCACCGTCAACGACTACCTCGCCAAACGCGACGCCGACTGGATGGGCGAGGTCTACCGCCACCTGGGCATGACCGTCGGCTGCATCCAGACCGGCCAGCCCGACGGCTCGCGACGCGCCGCGTACACCTCCGACATCACTTACGGCACCAGCAAGGAGATGGGCTTCGACTTCCTCCGCGACGAGTTGAAGCGGCTCCAGCTCGGCGACACCCACCGCAAGTCGTTCGAGCAGGCGTTCCTCGGTCGCGGCGAGCACCAGGAATCGGAAACGCCCGTCCAGCGGACGCACTACTTCGCCGTGGTCGACGAGGCCGACAGCATCCTGATCGACGAGGCCCGGACGCCGCTGATCATCGGCGCCAACAACCAGCCGACCAACGAAGAGGCCACGGCCTACTACGGCGCCGACCAGCTCGCCGAGACGTTGGTTCGAATCAAGGATTACAAATACGACCCGATCGAGCGCAAGGCCGAACTGACCGCGACCGGGCGCCGCAAGGTGCAAAGCCGCGCCGCGCATCCGTCGTTCGTCGCCCTTACGGTCGACAGCGTCTACGAGTACGTCGAGCGGGCGCTGCGGGCCCAGATCGCCTACCTGCGCGACCGCGACTATGTGGTCCATGACGGCGAGGTGATCATCGTCGACGAGTTCACCGGCCGTATGATGCCCGGTCGCCAGTGGCAGGACGGCCTCCACCAGGCGATCCAGGCCAAGGAAGAGATCGAGATCACGCTCGAAACGATCACCGCCGCGCGGGTGACGGTCCAGGACTTCTTCAAGCGGTTCGGCAAGCTCGCCGGCATGACCGGCACCGCGACCTCCGACGCGTCCGAGCTGCGGCGGATCTACAAGGTCGGCGTAATGAAGATCCCGACCAACCGGACCTGCGGCCGCGTCTGGCTCCCCGACCGCGTGTTCTCGACCGAGGAAGAGAAGTTCCGTGCCGTGGCGGCCCAGGTCGTCGACTGGAACCAGCACGGCGCGCCGGTCCTGATCGGTACGCGGTCGATCGAGAAGTCGGAGAAACTCAGCGCCCTGCTCGCCGAGTCGGGGATCGAGCACCAGGTGCTCAACGCCAAGAACCACGAAATCGAAGCCCAGATCGTCGTCCAGGCGGGTCAGAAAGGCCGAGTGACCGTCGCCACGAACATGGCCGGTCGCGGAACCGACATCAAGCTCGGCGAGGGCGTCGCCGCGCTCGGCGGCCTGCACGTGATCGGCACCGAGCGCCATGAGTCGCGGCGGATCGACCGTCAGCTCGCCGGCCGGTCGGCTCGACAGGGCGACCCCGGCCTCTGTCAGTTCTTCGTCAGCCTCGACGACGAGATCGTCGAGGCCTTCGGCGAAAAGTCCGCCGCCCGCATCCGCAAGCGCAACGCCGGCAAAGGCGAACTCACCAGCATCGGCTGGCGTCGGTTCTTCGTCACCGCCCAGCGGAAGAAAGAGCATCAGCACTTCAAGGATCGCAAGATGCTGATGCACTACGAGAAGCAACGGGCCGAGATGCGGAAGAACATGGGCCTGAACCCCGTGCTCGGCTAA
- a CDS encoding sigma-70 family RNA polymerase sigma factor, which yields MNTVATDRIIDEKLWRSVREGDAEAFEQVVLRHQALVSGVAYNACGNLALSEDVAQETFWAAWRQRDSLIDPGRLKSWLCGIARNLGANALRRSSAGKPAGSVERVNDLADDDPGPDDVAMSREEEARLWLLLEQIPPTYREPLILFYRQDQSVAEVASCLDLTEDAVKQRLARGRSMLRDRIADQVEAGLRRSRPGRSFTAGVMAGLSLGAAGAKSAVAAGTSVTAGTVAKGALASGLSGGLLGSLIGIAGGWLGVWLPAQMAPTVRERELYLRAGRRMVLASLIFTGAILVMAKTLAGTPRYMIGLGLAIVLFQVYIFAEAIRLSRIIKAIRKTVPAATDLNQTAMRRGAASLAGKIRGRVYQSPIRLLGLPLLDIQVADPVFVTGHESSPLPRVARGWVAIGDDARGILLGVGSKGYGLVAIGGRAVGGLSMGGVAVGVVAIGGLGLGLVGLGGLAVGVLAFGGGAVGWQACGGLAVAWDLAIGGGAIAWNTAAGGAAVAHGVAGGDPAGFDQPAGRLMRWTLNHRDQVRLGFIALAVVVGALPSLLMYRRNRGSGLKASAVLVPVFLLFYFAYTKAESPDRVVRFGLDNGLTVLARPIAGAKQTALVVLYNVGGDHDPEGRSGLAHIVEHIYVTAKAGETPARSAVDFFRSYQAGCNAQTGDRYTAVATVFPSEQLDDELRQAAARMSELTITASDLDRERPRLLDEVANMFERVPSLAAQNNARELVRPTPRGGRRGGLPAQVQALPLDDVRAHWKRYYKPRNAVLAAAGAIDPATFRAAVTKHFGTIPGGDPAPSPGEPGAAVLGEERKLAAAGSPATACLAMAPPQPGSDLYAPYLVLGTRLMKAGAGLGGGPGMAPVYMPLLDDPSLVAVSSPARPGETPEQIAGRLSALLEEAVKPDLGPGEVTEVEQMFGLFLGTVEPPDQALALNPYAVAFTLGRREQLGLDPVKLRAAFQAMKPEAVRRAATEVFGPSRRARVFLAPQ from the coding sequence ATGAACACCGTGGCGACCGATCGCATTATCGATGAGAAACTGTGGCGATCCGTCCGCGAGGGAGACGCCGAGGCGTTCGAGCAGGTCGTGCTCCGGCACCAGGCGCTGGTCAGCGGGGTCGCCTACAACGCCTGCGGAAACCTGGCTCTCAGCGAGGACGTCGCCCAGGAGACGTTCTGGGCCGCCTGGCGACAGCGGGATTCCCTGATCGATCCGGGCCGGCTGAAATCGTGGCTCTGCGGGATCGCCCGGAACCTCGGCGCCAACGCCTTGCGGCGGTCGTCGGCCGGCAAGCCAGCGGGCTCGGTCGAGCGAGTGAACGACCTCGCCGACGACGATCCCGGACCGGACGACGTCGCCATGAGCCGGGAAGAGGAGGCGCGGCTCTGGTTGTTGCTGGAGCAGATCCCTCCCACGTATCGCGAGCCCCTTATCCTCTTCTACCGCCAGGACCAGTCGGTGGCCGAGGTCGCCTCGTGCCTCGATCTGACCGAGGACGCCGTCAAGCAACGGCTCGCGCGCGGCCGGTCGATGCTCCGCGACCGGATCGCCGACCAGGTGGAGGCCGGCCTCCGCCGGAGCCGCCCCGGCCGCTCGTTCACGGCCGGCGTCATGGCCGGGCTGTCGCTGGGCGCCGCCGGCGCGAAGTCGGCCGTCGCGGCGGGGACCTCGGTCACGGCCGGGACCGTCGCCAAGGGCGCTCTCGCATCGGGGCTGTCGGGGGGCCTCCTGGGCTCGCTGATCGGGATCGCGGGAGGCTGGCTCGGCGTCTGGCTCCCCGCCCAGATGGCTCCGACCGTGCGCGAGCGCGAGCTGTACCTTCGGGCCGGGCGTCGGATGGTGCTCGCGTCCCTCATCTTCACTGGCGCGATCCTCGTGATGGCCAAGACCTTGGCCGGTACGCCCCGGTACATGATCGGATTGGGACTTGCGATCGTCCTGTTTCAGGTCTACATTTTCGCGGAAGCGATCCGGCTCAGTCGTATTATCAAGGCCATCCGCAAGACAGTCCCCGCCGCCACCGACCTCAACCAGACGGCCATGCGGCGGGGTGCGGCGTCGCTGGCGGGAAAGATTCGCGGCCGGGTCTACCAGAGCCCGATCCGGCTGCTCGGCCTGCCGCTGCTCGATATCCAGGTCGCCGACCCTGTCTTCGTGACGGGGCACGAGTCATCCCCTCTGCCTCGGGTCGCTCGCGGCTGGGTGGCGATCGGCGACGACGCTCGGGGAATCCTGCTGGGCGTCGGCTCGAAGGGTTATGGGCTGGTGGCGATAGGCGGCAGGGCCGTCGGCGGGTTGAGCATGGGGGGCGTCGCCGTCGGAGTCGTCGCGATCGGCGGCCTCGGCCTGGGCCTGGTCGGGCTCGGCGGGCTCGCCGTGGGCGTGCTCGCGTTCGGGGGTGGGGCGGTGGGCTGGCAAGCCTGCGGCGGGTTGGCCGTCGCCTGGGATCTGGCGATCGGAGGTGGGGCGATCGCGTGGAACACGGCTGCTGGAGGCGCCGCCGTGGCTCACGGCGTGGCCGGGGGCGATCCGGCCGGTTTTGATCAGCCGGCGGGACGACTGATGCGCTGGACGCTGAATCACCGCGATCAGGTCAGGCTCGGCTTCATCGCGCTCGCGGTCGTGGTCGGGGCGTTGCCCTCGCTGCTCATGTACCGTCGAAACCGTGGTTCGGGGCTCAAGGCGTCGGCCGTCCTCGTGCCGGTCTTTCTCCTCTTCTACTTCGCGTACACGAAGGCGGAAAGCCCCGATCGCGTGGTCCGGTTCGGACTCGACAACGGCCTGACGGTCCTCGCGCGGCCGATCGCCGGGGCGAAGCAGACGGCCCTGGTCGTGCTCTACAACGTCGGCGGCGACCACGACCCGGAAGGCCGCTCGGGCCTGGCTCATATCGTGGAACACATCTATGTGACGGCCAAGGCCGGCGAGACCCCGGCGCGGTCGGCCGTCGACTTCTTCCGGAGCTATCAGGCCGGCTGCAACGCCCAGACGGGCGACCGCTACACGGCCGTCGCGACCGTTTTCCCCAGTGAGCAGCTCGACGACGAGCTGCGCCAGGCCGCGGCCCGGATGAGCGAACTCACAATCACGGCGTCGGACCTCGACCGCGAACGCCCTCGGCTGCTCGATGAAGTCGCCAACATGTTCGAGCGCGTCCCCTCCCTCGCCGCCCAGAACAACGCCCGCGAGCTGGTCCGCCCGACGCCCCGAGGAGGACGCCGAGGCGGTCTCCCCGCGCAGGTTCAAGCCCTGCCCCTGGACGACGTCCGAGCCCACTGGAAACGGTATTACAAGCCGCGAAACGCCGTCCTTGCGGCGGCCGGGGCGATCGATCCGGCCACCTTCCGCGCGGCCGTGACGAAGCACTTCGGGACCATTCCCGGGGGCGACCCCGCGCCGTCACCCGGCGAGCCCGGCGCGGCGGTCCTGGGCGAAGAGCGGAAGCTCGCAGCGGCCGGCTCGCCGGCGACGGCCTGCCTGGCCATGGCCCCGCCTCAACCTGGAAGCGACCTCTACGCTCCTTACCTCGTCCTTGGCACCCGGCTCATGAAGGCCGGCGCTGGGCTGGGCGGCGGGCCGGGCATGGCACCCGTTTACATGCCCTTGCTCGACGACCCCTCCCTGGTCGCCGTTTCGAGTCCCGCCAGGCCGGGCGAAACCCCGGAACAGATCGCAGGCCGGCTGTCGGCCCTGCTCGAAGAGGCGGTCAAACCGGATCTGGGCCCGGGAGAGGTTACGGAGGTCGAACAGATGTTCGGGCTCTTCCTCGGCACGGTCGAGCCTCCTGATCAAGCCCTGGCCTTGAACCCGTACGCCGTGGCCTTCACTCTGGGGCGTCGCGAGCAGCTCGGCCTCGACCCGGTCAAGCTGCGGGCCGCGTTCCAGGCGATGAAGCCCGAGGCGGTCCGCCGGGCGGCGACGGAGGTTTTCGGGCCGTCGCGCCGGGCGAGGGTTTTCCTCGCTCCTCAATAA
- the recJ gene encoding single-stranded-DNA-specific exonuclease RecJ: MAASTTDVGDLRENTAAMTTRWRLKPFDSHQTAALSRAVGVAPLVAQALINRGITEPDRARVFLESRLSGLNDPALLPGAVEAADRIVRSIREDRSIVIYGDYDVDGVCGTSVLWAALKLAGAKRVSYYIPHRVEEGYGVNGDAVRKIAADHPGALLVTVDCGISAVVEARLARELGLEMIVTDHHTIGEELPAAEVLVHPRLPGGSYPFGDLCGAAVAFKLAWQICKSFGDGKKASPHLRDYLVESLGLVALATIADVVPLNDENRVLVRHGLAGIMGAPTTGMKALMRVAGCLGRSKLSAGTVGFNLAPRINAAGRLERAMRAVEMLTTGDGRLADEIADELNVVNARRQEVEREILHQALEQIRGEGGLKDRGALVLGRKGWHPGVIGIVASRLVDIYHRPTIIVAFGDEFAQGSARSVPGFNVYDAIKDCSDGLLSFGGHSAAAGVRMTEDHFPRFAELFDERCRTSLTPELREKVLHIDAEVPLAMLSLPVVEDLEKLEPHGMGNPRPLFLASQVRVVGEPRAVGDQKKHLQLKLGQGGSVFKAIGWNLAEKGKDLAHDVSCSVVFHPCVDEWNGYRRVQLEIRDFAVTADLARVAEPAAVVGAEA, translated from the coding sequence ATGGCGGCGTCGACGACCGACGTCGGCGACTTGCGGGAGAACACAGCCGCGATGACGACCCGCTGGCGGCTCAAGCCGTTTGATTCACACCAGACCGCCGCGCTCAGTCGGGCCGTCGGCGTTGCGCCTCTGGTCGCTCAAGCGCTGATCAACCGGGGGATCACCGAGCCCGACCGGGCGCGGGTGTTCCTGGAATCGCGGCTCAGCGGCCTGAACGACCCCGCGCTGCTGCCCGGCGCGGTCGAGGCCGCCGATCGGATCGTCCGGTCGATCCGCGAGGATCGGTCGATCGTGATCTACGGCGATTACGACGTCGACGGCGTGTGCGGCACCAGCGTGCTCTGGGCCGCGTTGAAGCTCGCCGGGGCGAAGCGGGTCTCGTACTACATCCCCCACCGGGTCGAGGAAGGGTACGGGGTCAACGGCGACGCCGTCCGAAAGATCGCCGCCGACCACCCCGGCGCGCTTCTGGTCACGGTCGACTGCGGCATCTCGGCCGTCGTCGAGGCCCGACTGGCGCGCGAGCTGGGCCTGGAAATGATCGTGACCGACCACCACACGATCGGCGAGGAACTGCCGGCGGCCGAGGTGCTGGTGCATCCGCGCCTGCCGGGGGGCTCGTATCCGTTCGGCGACCTCTGCGGCGCGGCGGTCGCCTTCAAGCTGGCCTGGCAGATCTGCAAGAGCTTCGGCGACGGCAAGAAGGCGTCGCCGCATCTGCGCGACTACCTCGTGGAATCGCTCGGCCTCGTCGCCCTGGCCACGATCGCCGACGTCGTCCCCCTCAACGATGAGAACCGGGTTCTCGTGCGGCACGGCCTGGCCGGCATCATGGGGGCGCCGACGACTGGGATGAAGGCGCTCATGCGGGTGGCGGGCTGCCTCGGTCGGTCGAAGCTGTCGGCCGGCACGGTCGGCTTCAACCTCGCGCCTCGGATCAACGCGGCGGGGCGGCTCGAACGCGCGATGCGGGCGGTCGAGATGCTCACGACCGGCGACGGACGACTCGCCGACGAGATCGCCGACGAGCTGAACGTGGTCAACGCCCGCCGCCAAGAGGTCGAGCGCGAGATCCTCCATCAGGCCCTTGAGCAGATCCGGGGCGAAGGGGGCCTCAAGGATCGCGGAGCCCTCGTGCTCGGTCGCAAGGGGTGGCATCCGGGGGTCATCGGCATCGTCGCCAGCCGGCTGGTCGACATCTACCACCGGCCGACGATCATCGTCGCGTTCGGCGACGAGTTCGCGCAGGGCTCGGCGCGGTCGGTCCCTGGGTTCAACGTCTACGACGCCATCAAGGACTGCTCGGACGGTCTGCTGTCGTTCGGGGGCCACTCGGCGGCGGCCGGCGTGCGGATGACCGAGGACCACTTCCCCCGATTCGCCGAGCTGTTCGACGAACGATGTCGGACCAGCCTCACGCCCGAGCTTCGCGAGAAGGTGCTGCATATCGACGCCGAGGTCCCGCTCGCCATGCTGAGCCTCCCCGTCGTCGAGGATCTGGAGAAGCTCGAACCGCACGGCATGGGCAATCCCCGGCCGCTGTTCCTCGCGAGTCAGGTGCGGGTGGTCGGCGAGCCCCGCGCGGTCGGCGACCAGAAGAAGCACCTCCAGCTCAAGCTCGGCCAGGGGGGCTCGGTCTTCAAGGCGATCGGCTGGAACCTGGCCGAGAAGGGGAAGGACCTCGCCCACGACGTCTCGTGCAGCGTCGTCTTCCACCCTTGCGTCGACGAGTGGAACGGCTACCGTCGGGTCCAACTTGAAATCAGGGATTTCGCCGTGACCGCGGACCTGGCGCGCGTCGCCGAGCCGGCCGCGGTCGTCGGGGCTGAAGCCTGA
- a CDS encoding NAD-dependent epimerase/dehydratase family protein has product MPERILLTGGTGFFGRRIAEALKARGHTVVTPGRPDFDMMDPASTLRTLEQVKPETVVHSAAHYGGLGICVAEPIPIFHRNVLMGVNLFDAASKVGVKKILAVGSACAYPGQVAGDMKESDFWSGPLHPSVEAYGFTKKVLEVALRAYSRGQGIIGQMPIVTNLYGENDVFGEYRSHVAAALIKKFADAVQSNAKQVVCWGTGAPVREFIYSADAAEAVARLLESGYTEPLNVGTGIGTTIKELSEIVARLTHFQGEIVWDTTKPDGVLRKVLDVSKMESVLNWKPPTSLEAGLAKTIKWYLANKAEADARQ; this is encoded by the coding sequence ATGCCAGAGCGCATCTTGCTTACCGGTGGAACCGGTTTCTTCGGTCGTCGAATCGCCGAGGCGCTGAAGGCCCGAGGCCATACGGTCGTCACGCCGGGCCGCCCCGATTTCGATATGATGGACCCCGCATCGACGCTCCGGACGCTCGAACAGGTGAAGCCCGAAACGGTCGTCCACTCGGCCGCTCACTACGGTGGGCTGGGCATCTGCGTGGCCGAGCCGATCCCGATCTTCCACCGCAACGTCCTTATGGGCGTCAATCTGTTCGACGCCGCGTCCAAGGTCGGCGTCAAGAAGATCCTCGCCGTCGGCTCCGCCTGCGCGTATCCCGGCCAAGTGGCCGGCGACATGAAGGAAAGCGACTTCTGGTCGGGCCCGCTGCACCCGTCGGTCGAGGCTTACGGCTTCACCAAGAAGGTGCTCGAAGTCGCCCTCCGGGCTTACAGTCGGGGCCAGGGGATCATCGGCCAGATGCCGATCGTCACCAACCTGTACGGTGAGAACGACGTCTTCGGCGAGTACCGGTCGCACGTCGCCGCCGCCCTGATCAAGAAGTTCGCCGACGCCGTCCAGTCGAACGCCAAGCAGGTCGTCTGCTGGGGCACCGGCGCCCCGGTCCGCGAGTTCATCTACTCGGCCGACGCCGCCGAAGCCGTCGCCCGGCTGCTCGAAAGCGGCTATACCGAGCCCCTCAACGTCGGCACCGGCATCGGCACGACCATCAAGGAACTCTCCGAGATCGTCGCCCGGCTCACCCATTTCCAGGGCGAGATCGTCTGGGACACGACCAAGCCCGACGGCGTGCTCCGCAAGGTGCTCGACGTCTCCAAGATGGAAAGCGTCCTCAACTGGAAGCCTCCCACCAGCCTCGAAGCCGGCCTCGCCAAGACCATCAAGTGGTACCTGGCCAACAAAGCCGAGGCTGACGCCCGCCAGTGA
- a CDS encoding ROK family protein, producing MSAFEPRPPFYLGIDLGGTNIKSGVVEDSGRPLSSVSIETQADLGPVVGVENLAEAGRLAVQQSGLKWDQIAAVGLGSPGTMDLSRGMLLEPPNLPGWNQLPIRDLLAAKLDKPTILQNDANAAAFGEYWAGAGRNTRSLVLFTLGTGVGCGIISDERIIEGRHSHGGECGHIIIQMENGRRCACGAYGHLEAYASATALVKRAHELLAEQSTRSSLREIPAEELTSRAINEAADAGDGLARRLMRETSYYLAVGAVTLMHTIDPDIVLFGGGMIAAGSTFLEDIRQHIQKMAFPTVAKGCKIEYAELGGDAGFIGAAGCARAAFGR from the coding sequence ATGAGTGCGTTCGAGCCGCGTCCGCCGTTCTACCTGGGAATCGACCTTGGTGGAACGAATATCAAGAGCGGCGTGGTGGAGGATTCGGGGCGTCCGCTCTCGTCGGTCAGCATCGAGACGCAGGCCGACCTGGGGCCGGTGGTCGGGGTCGAGAACCTGGCTGAGGCCGGACGACTCGCGGTGCAGCAGAGCGGCCTGAAGTGGGACCAGATCGCCGCCGTCGGCCTGGGCTCGCCCGGTACAATGGACCTGTCGCGGGGGATGCTGCTCGAACCGCCCAACCTCCCCGGCTGGAACCAACTGCCGATTCGCGACCTGCTCGCCGCCAAGCTCGACAAGCCCACGATCCTTCAGAACGACGCCAACGCCGCGGCGTTCGGCGAGTACTGGGCCGGGGCCGGCCGCAACACGCGCAGCCTGGTGCTGTTCACGCTGGGCACCGGCGTCGGCTGCGGGATCATCAGCGACGAGCGGATCATCGAAGGCCGCCACAGCCACGGCGGCGAATGCGGCCACATCATCATCCAGATGGAGAACGGCCGGCGGTGCGCCTGCGGAGCCTACGGCCACCTCGAAGCTTACGCCTCGGCGACCGCGCTGGTCAAGCGGGCCCACGAGCTGCTGGCCGAGCAATCGACCCGCAGCAGCCTGCGCGAGATCCCCGCCGAAGAGCTGACCAGCCGGGCGATCAACGAGGCGGCCGACGCCGGCGACGGCCTGGCCCGGCGGCTGATGCGCGAGACCTCGTACTACCTGGCCGTGGGCGCGGTCACGCTGATGCACACGATCGACCCCGACATCGTCCTGTTCGGCGGCGGCATGATCGCCGCCGGCTCGACGTTCCTGGAAGACATCCGCCAGCACATCCAGAAGATGGCGTTCCCGACCGTCGCCAAGGGCTGCAAGATCGAGTACGCCGAACTGGGGGGCGACGCCGGATTCATCGGCGCGGCCGGCTGCGCCCGCGCCGCGTTCGGCCGCTGA
- a CDS encoding DUF1570 domain-containing protein produces the protein MIYSDDPDGLTRRELLGWASASAGLAILSGGAQRPGAGRKPESAGEADQTARVEARAKEAGLAAFRSSRTEHFLCLGNAPDSYREAALEICEALAKVFTPHLRDRGFKVATPPNRMMVVALKDAKSYEAFLGEEPGQAVGGHYDLDANRLVIFDFRPRGGDPKKAGAERLNTFTLVHETAHLLCFNTALLATDHEPPKCITEGLATYFEMWRPKARAGVGAINRPRLLAIRQAHDGNVPWIETSRLLVEDDLFDDEQTEQLAYGQSWLLVHYLLQSPTWQPKLVDYLKVLASIPPQAGADRVKTAEEHLGSLARMDERIRKEVRSLLRG, from the coding sequence ATGATCTACTCTGACGATCCAGACGGCCTGACACGCCGCGAGCTGCTCGGCTGGGCGTCGGCGTCCGCCGGGCTGGCGATTCTATCGGGCGGGGCGCAGCGGCCGGGCGCGGGGCGCAAGCCCGAATCGGCCGGCGAGGCCGACCAGACGGCCCGGGTCGAGGCGCGGGCGAAAGAGGCCGGCCTGGCGGCGTTCCGGTCCTCGCGAACCGAGCATTTCCTATGTCTGGGGAACGCGCCCGACTCCTACCGCGAGGCGGCGCTCGAAATCTGCGAGGCGCTGGCGAAGGTCTTCACGCCCCATCTCCGCGATCGCGGATTCAAAGTGGCGACGCCGCCCAATCGGATGATGGTCGTCGCCCTGAAGGACGCGAAATCCTACGAGGCGTTCCTGGGCGAGGAGCCGGGGCAAGCCGTCGGCGGACATTACGACCTCGACGCCAACCGGCTGGTGATCTTCGATTTCCGACCGCGCGGGGGAGATCCGAAGAAGGCCGGCGCCGAGCGGCTGAACACGTTCACGTTGGTCCATGAGACGGCCCACTTGCTCTGCTTCAACACCGCCCTGCTGGCGACCGATCACGAGCCCCCCAAGTGCATCACCGAGGGGCTGGCGACGTACTTCGAGATGTGGCGGCCCAAAGCACGCGCCGGCGTCGGCGCGATCAACCGTCCCCGCCTGCTGGCGATCCGCCAGGCGCATGATGGCAACGTGCCGTGGATCGAGACCAGTCGGCTGCTTGTTGAAGACGACCTGTTCGACGACGAGCAGACCGAGCAACTCGCTTACGGGCAAAGCTGGCTGCTGGTGCATTACCTGCTTCAGAGCCCGACCTGGCAGCCCAAGCTGGTCGACTACCTGAAGGTGCTCGCGAGCATCCCGCCCCAGGCGGGCGCGGACCGGGTCAAGACGGCGGAGGAGCATCTCGGCTCGCTGGCCCGCATGGACGAGCGAATCAGGAAAGAAGTGCGCAGCTTGCTTCGCGGCTGA